A part of Acidimicrobiales bacterium genomic DNA contains:
- the nifJ gene encoding pyruvate:ferredoxin (flavodoxin) oxidoreductase, protein MAGSGTGTATGPSWTCVDGNEAAAEVAYALSEVISIYPITPASAMGELADAWSASSRPNAWGNVPEVIEMQSEAGAAGALHGALQRGALATTFTASQGLLLMLPNMFKIAGELTPAVIHVAARAIATHALSIFGDHSDVMAARSTGFALLSSGSVQEAQDLALVAHAATLRSRVPFLHFFDGFRTSHEVNRIERLTVDDLLALVAEDDILAHRARRLDPNRPVLRGSAQNPDVFFQAREACSPYYAAVPAIVQDAMDRLAERTGRPYALVELSGHPEPERLIVLMGSAAGAVGEAVDALVAEGERVALAQVRLFRPFPVEAFLAAVPASVRSIAVLDRTKEPGSVGEPLFQDVITALAEAVATGARATMPRVIGGRYGLASKEFNPAMAKAVFDELGRAEPRARFTVGIVDDVSHSSLEVDPTFMTDRSETRAVFYALGSDGTVGANKNSVKIIGEQAGLFAQGYFVYDSKKAGAVTVSHLRFSSSPIRSTYLIDQADLVACHQFHFLDRIDVLSLAKPGASFLLNSPYGPDEVWEHLPEEVQHQILDKGIELWVVDAHRLAGELGMGGRINTVMQPCFFALAGILPAERAVEEIKRSIEKTYGHRGGQVVVERNFEAVDRALQELHRVEVPAAVAAGIHRRPVVPPEAPDFVQRVTARMLAGEGDLLPVSALPVDGTFPTATARWERRSLARELPIWDPDICIDCGKCAIVCPHAAIRMKVFPVDDLPAADGFLAKDFRSRDLPGHLLTIQVAPDDCTGCGVCVDTCPAKSKEAVKHKAINMEPADEHRDAERARFDAFLTIPELDRSLLDPASVKGSQVLEPLFEFSGACAGCGETPYLKLLSQLFGDRMVVANATGCSSIYGGNLPTTPWSVNAEGRGPAWANSLFEDNAEFGLGLRLGLEGHQHEAHRLLTRLAPAVDHDLASDLLEADQSDEAGIAAQRRRVAKLRDRLAAVGGDEAVLARRLASIADDLVRTSVWIVGGDGWAYDIGYGGLDHVLASGRDVNILVLDTEVYSNTGGQASKATPRGAVAKFAMAGKSTGKKDLGAVARAYGHVFVAQIAMGGSDVQAVKALLEADAWPGPSLVIAYSTCIAHGIDMTTSMAHQRDAVRSGYWPLYRFQPGVDEHTHPFHLDSHAPSLPLRDFTLAEARFAMLARSDPLRAERLLQLAQADVDERWRYYEQLAGMERTVPHSGGGDEDGPAEGGLA, encoded by the coding sequence ATGGCAGGCAGCGGTACGGGTACGGCGACAGGCCCCTCGTGGACGTGCGTCGACGGCAACGAGGCGGCGGCCGAGGTCGCCTACGCCCTGTCGGAGGTGATCTCGATCTACCCGATCACCCCCGCCTCCGCGATGGGGGAGCTGGCCGACGCGTGGTCGGCCAGCAGCCGGCCCAACGCCTGGGGCAACGTGCCCGAGGTGATCGAGATGCAGTCGGAGGCCGGCGCGGCCGGCGCGCTGCACGGCGCGCTGCAGCGCGGGGCGCTGGCCACCACCTTCACGGCCTCGCAGGGCCTGCTCCTGATGCTGCCGAACATGTTCAAGATCGCGGGGGAGCTCACCCCCGCGGTGATCCACGTGGCCGCACGGGCCATCGCCACGCACGCCCTGTCGATCTTCGGCGACCACAGCGACGTGATGGCGGCCCGGTCCACCGGCTTCGCGCTGCTGTCGTCGGGCTCCGTCCAGGAGGCACAGGACCTGGCGCTGGTGGCCCACGCCGCCACCCTGCGCTCGCGGGTGCCGTTCCTGCACTTCTTCGACGGGTTCCGGACCTCGCACGAGGTCAACCGCATCGAGCGCCTCACCGTCGACGACCTGCTGGCGTTGGTCGCGGAGGACGACATCCTCGCCCACCGCGCCCGGCGCCTCGACCCGAACCGACCGGTCCTGCGGGGGTCGGCCCAGAACCCCGACGTGTTCTTCCAGGCGCGCGAGGCCTGCTCGCCCTACTACGCCGCGGTGCCGGCCATCGTCCAGGACGCCATGGACCGCCTGGCGGAGCGGACCGGCCGCCCGTACGCCCTGGTGGAGCTCAGCGGCCACCCCGAACCGGAGCGGCTCATCGTGCTCATGGGATCCGCTGCCGGAGCCGTGGGGGAAGCCGTCGACGCCCTGGTGGCCGAGGGGGAGAGGGTCGCCCTGGCCCAGGTGCGGCTGTTCCGGCCCTTCCCCGTGGAGGCCTTCCTGGCGGCGGTGCCGGCGAGCGTGCGCTCCATCGCGGTGCTCGATCGCACCAAGGAGCCCGGCTCGGTCGGCGAGCCGCTCTTCCAGGACGTGATCACCGCCCTGGCCGAGGCGGTGGCCACCGGCGCCCGCGCCACCATGCCCCGCGTGATCGGGGGGCGCTACGGGCTGGCCTCCAAGGAGTTCAACCCGGCGATGGCCAAGGCCGTCTTCGACGAGCTGGGCCGCGCCGAGCCCCGGGCGCGCTTCACGGTCGGCATCGTCGACGACGTGTCCCACTCCAGCCTCGAGGTCGACCCGACGTTCATGACCGACCGCAGCGAGACCCGCGCCGTCTTCTACGCGCTGGGCAGCGACGGCACCGTGGGGGCCAACAAGAACTCGGTGAAGATCATCGGCGAGCAGGCCGGCCTGTTCGCCCAGGGCTACTTCGTGTACGACTCCAAGAAGGCGGGCGCGGTCACCGTCTCGCACCTGCGCTTCTCCTCGTCGCCGATCCGCTCCACGTACCTCATCGACCAGGCCGATCTCGTCGCCTGCCACCAGTTCCACTTCCTCGACCGCATCGACGTGCTGTCGCTGGCCAAGCCGGGGGCGTCGTTCCTGCTCAACAGCCCCTACGGCCCCGACGAGGTGTGGGAGCACCTGCCCGAGGAGGTCCAGCACCAGATCCTCGACAAGGGGATCGAGCTGTGGGTGGTCGACGCCCACCGCCTCGCCGGCGAGCTCGGCATGGGCGGGCGGATCAACACCGTGATGCAGCCGTGCTTCTTCGCGCTGGCCGGCATCCTGCCGGCCGAGCGGGCCGTCGAGGAGATCAAGCGCTCGATCGAGAAGACCTACGGGCACCGAGGCGGCCAGGTGGTCGTGGAGCGCAACTTCGAGGCGGTCGACCGGGCCCTCCAGGAGCTGCACCGGGTGGAAGTCCCGGCCGCGGTGGCGGCCGGGATCCACCGCCGCCCCGTCGTGCCGCCCGAGGCCCCCGACTTCGTGCAGCGGGTCACGGCCCGGATGCTCGCGGGGGAGGGCGACCTGCTGCCCGTCAGCGCGCTCCCGGTCGACGGCACGTTCCCGACGGCGACGGCTCGCTGGGAGCGCCGGTCCCTGGCCCGCGAGCTGCCGATCTGGGATCCCGACATCTGCATCGACTGCGGCAAGTGCGCCATCGTCTGCCCGCACGCCGCCATCCGGATGAAGGTCTTCCCCGTCGACGACCTGCCCGCGGCCGACGGGTTCCTGGCCAAGGACTTCCGGTCGCGGGACCTGCCCGGGCACCTGCTCACCATCCAGGTCGCCCCCGACGACTGCACGGGCTGCGGCGTGTGCGTCGACACCTGCCCGGCCAAGAGCAAGGAGGCGGTGAAGCACAAGGCCATCAACATGGAGCCGGCCGACGAGCACCGCGACGCCGAGCGGGCCCGCTTCGACGCCTTCCTGACGATCCCCGAGCTCGACCGGTCCCTGCTCGACCCCGCGTCGGTCAAGGGATCGCAGGTGCTGGAACCGCTCTTCGAGTTCTCCGGGGCCTGCGCCGGGTGCGGCGAGACGCCGTACCTGAAGCTCCTCAGCCAGCTCTTCGGCGACCGGATGGTGGTGGCCAACGCCACCGGCTGCTCGTCGATCTACGGCGGCAACCTGCCCACGACGCCCTGGAGCGTGAACGCCGAGGGCCGGGGGCCGGCGTGGGCCAACTCGCTGTTCGAGGACAACGCCGAGTTCGGCCTCGGGCTGCGGCTCGGCCTCGAGGGCCACCAGCACGAGGCCCACCGGCTGCTCACCAGGCTGGCGCCCGCCGTCGACCACGACCTGGCGTCCGACCTGCTGGAGGCCGATCAGTCCGACGAGGCCGGCATCGCGGCGCAGCGGCGGCGGGTCGCGAAGCTGCGCGACCGGTTGGCCGCCGTCGGTGGCGACGAGGCCGTGCTGGCCCGGCGACTGGCCTCGATCGCCGACGACCTGGTCCGCACGAGCGTGTGGATCGTCGGCGGCGACGGGTGGGCCTACGACATCGGCTACGGGGGCCTCGACCACGTGCTGGCGTCGGGGCGCGACGTGAACATCCTCGTGCTCGACACCGAGGTGTACTCCAACACCGGTGGGCAGGCGTCGAAGGCGACGCCGCGGGGCGCGGTGGCCAAGTTCGCCATGGCCGGCAAGTCGACCGGCAAGAAGGACCTCGGGGCCGTCGCCCGGGCCTACGGGCACGTGTTCGTCGCGCAGATCGCGATGGGCGGCAGCGACGTGCAGGCCGTCAAGGCGCTCCTCGAGGCCGACGCCTGGCCCGGCCCGTCGCTGGTGATCGCCTACAGCACCTGCATCGCCCACGGGATCGACATGACCACGTCCATGGCCCACCAGCGCGACGCGGTCCGCAGCGGCTACTGGCCGCTGTACCGGTTCCAGCCCGGCGTCGACGAGCACACCCACCCGTTCCACCTCGACTCCCACGCGCCGTCGCTCCCGCTGCGCGACTTCACCCTGGCCGAGGCCCGCTTCGCCATGTTGGCGCGCTCCGACCCGCTGCGGGCCGAGCGCCTCCTCCAGCTGGCCCAGGCCGACGTCGACGAGCGTTGGCGCTACTACGAGCAGCTCGCCGGCATGGAGCGGACCGTGCCCCACTCGGGCGGTGGCGACGAGGACGGACCGGCCGAAGGGGGTCTGGCGTGA
- a CDS encoding FAD/NAD(P)-binding protein, protein MAPAASSAAPTIVGTDPWVPRRYRVAGRRRETRETVTIELEPLDAPIDPPEPGQFTMVTAFGVGEVPISVSADPGTGAPLSHTIRSVGAVTAALCDARRGTVVGVRGPFGTDWGVASARGHDLVLVAGGIGLAPLRPVLQRALGERDAYGRIVVLVGARSPDDLPFQRDLRAWRTHLDVAVEVTVDYAGPGWRGDVGVVTKLIPRVPFDPTVAVAMVCGPEVMMRFTAQALEARGVDPSHIRVSLERNMKCGIAQCGHCQLGPVLVCRDGAVLPYDRVARLVAVWEL, encoded by the coding sequence ATGGCCCCAGCCGCTAGCAGCGCTGCCCCGACGATCGTCGGCACCGACCCGTGGGTGCCCCGCCGGTACCGCGTCGCCGGGCGCCGCCGGGAGACCAGGGAGACCGTCACGATCGAGCTGGAGCCCCTCGACGCGCCCATCGACCCGCCCGAGCCGGGGCAGTTCACGATGGTGACGGCCTTCGGTGTGGGCGAGGTGCCCATCTCGGTGAGCGCCGACCCGGGCACCGGCGCGCCCCTCTCGCACACCATCCGCTCGGTGGGAGCGGTGACGGCGGCGCTCTGCGACGCGCGCCGGGGCACGGTGGTCGGTGTTCGCGGTCCGTTCGGCACCGACTGGGGCGTCGCCTCGGCCCGGGGCCACGACCTTGTGCTGGTGGCCGGTGGCATCGGGCTGGCGCCCCTGCGCCCGGTGCTCCAACGGGCCCTCGGCGAGCGCGACGCCTACGGGCGGATCGTGGTGCTGGTGGGCGCCCGCTCGCCCGACGACCTGCCGTTCCAGCGCGACCTGCGGGCCTGGCGGACCCACCTCGACGTGGCGGTCGAGGTTACCGTGGACTACGCGGGGCCGGGGTGGCGCGGCGACGTGGGGGTGGTGACGAAGCTCATCCCCCGCGTGCCCTTCGACCCGACGGTCGCCGTGGCCATGGTGTGCGGCCCGGAGGTGATGATGCGGTTCACCGCCCAGGCCCTCGAGGCCCGTGGTGTGGATCCGTCGCACATCCGGGTCTCGCTGGAGCGCAACATGAAGTGCGGCATCGCCCAGTGCGGCCACTGCCAGCTGGGTCCGGTGCTCGTGTGCCGGGACGGTGCGGTCCTCCCCTACGACCGGGTGGCCCGCCTGGTCGCGGTCTGGGAGCTGTGA
- a CDS encoding Ni/Fe hydrogenase subunit alpha — protein MTGGGGDRRTLKVAALARVEGEGGLDVRIRDGAVTDVRLRIYEPPRFFEGLLRGRRYTDPPDITARICGICPVAYQMSACQAVEDACGVHVDEPVRDLRRLLYCGEWIESHALHVYLLHAPDFLGYPGALEMARDHREVVERGLSLKEAGNDLVAAVAGRAIHPVNVCVGGFHRAPTARELDPLRARLEQALDDALATVRWVSGFDGPDLAIDATLVALRHPTEYAVLDGRLTSTGGLDLAVDRFGDAVVETQVPHSTALHGRLVGDDRPYLVGPLARFALNADRLRPAARAAAADAGLDPSCRNPFRTIVVRAVEIVHAAEEALAILEGYQPPDPPAVAVEPRAATGHGASEAPRGLLYHRYELAADGTIAAALIVPPTSQNQPRIEEDLRLVVEAGLHLDDAELTQRCEQAIRNYDPCISCATHFLTLTVDRDGPPGAPQP, from the coding sequence GTGACGGGGGGCGGGGGCGACCGGAGGACCCTGAAGGTGGCCGCCCTGGCCCGGGTGGAGGGCGAGGGCGGCCTCGACGTGCGGATCCGCGACGGCGCCGTGACCGACGTGCGGCTGCGGATCTACGAGCCGCCCCGCTTCTTCGAGGGCCTGCTGCGCGGCCGGCGGTACACCGATCCACCCGACATCACCGCCCGCATCTGCGGCATCTGCCCGGTCGCCTACCAGATGAGCGCGTGCCAGGCCGTCGAGGACGCCTGCGGCGTCCACGTCGACGAACCGGTGCGAGACCTCCGCCGCCTCCTGTACTGCGGTGAGTGGATCGAGAGCCACGCCCTCCACGTGTACCTCCTCCACGCCCCCGACTTCCTCGGGTACCCGGGCGCGCTCGAGATGGCCCGCGACCACCGCGAGGTCGTGGAGCGGGGCCTGTCCCTCAAGGAGGCCGGCAACGACCTCGTGGCCGCGGTCGCGGGCCGTGCCATCCACCCGGTGAACGTCTGCGTGGGGGGCTTCCACCGGGCGCCCACGGCGAGGGAGCTCGACCCCCTCCGCGCTCGCCTCGAGCAGGCCCTGGACGACGCCCTGGCGACGGTGCGGTGGGTGAGCGGCTTCGACGGGCCCGACCTGGCCATCGACGCCACGCTGGTCGCGCTCCGCCACCCGACCGAGTACGCGGTGCTCGACGGACGGCTCACCTCCACCGGTGGGCTCGATCTGGCCGTGGATCGCTTCGGCGACGCCGTGGTCGAGACGCAGGTGCCCCACTCGACGGCCCTGCACGGGCGGCTCGTGGGCGACGACCGCCCCTACCTCGTCGGGCCCCTGGCCCGGTTCGCGCTGAACGCCGACCGGCTCCGACCGGCGGCACGCGCCGCGGCCGCCGACGCGGGTCTCGACCCGTCGTGCCGCAACCCGTTCCGCACCATCGTCGTGCGGGCCGTCGAGATCGTGCACGCCGCGGAGGAGGCCCTGGCGATCCTGGAGGGCTACCAGCCGCCCGACCCGCCGGCGGTGGCGGTCGAACCGCGGGCAGCCACGGGCCATGGCGCCTCGGAGGCGCCACGCGGCCTGCTGTACCACCGCTACGAGCTGGCTGCCGACGGCACGATCGCCGCGGCCCTCATCGTGCCGCCGACCTCGCAGAACCAGCCTCGCATCGAGGAGGACCTCCGGCTCGTCGTCGAGGCCGGCCTCCACCTCGACGACGCCGAGCTCACGCAGCGGTGCGAGCAGGCCATCCGCAACTACGACCCGTGCATCTCGTGCGCGACGCACTTCCTGACGCTCACCGTCGACCGCGACGGGCCCCCGGGCGCACCGCAGCCGTGA
- a CDS encoding LLM class flavin-dependent oxidoreductase codes for MRFGIFLPPIHKVGQNPTLLLHRDLELIEWLDELGYHEAWVGEHHSAGSELIASPEVFIAAAAQRTRHIKLGTGVNSLPYHHPFMLADRIVMLDHLTRGRMMFGAGPGQLTSDAAMLGIDPDLQRPRMEEAFDVMMRLFRGETVTRHSDWFTCDEAVLQLRPYTDFDIAVAASISPSGSKLAGRYGVGMLSVAATDPMGFEVLANHWTVVEEEAAAHGHVPDRRAWRLMGPMHVADTVEEAKENCRYGLEWVFDYLNHIIPTGSDGVVRSFDETVDLMNETGRGVIGTPEMAVAQIQRLIDQSGGFGCYLFLGADLADWPATKRHYELVAQEVMPCFSGQLAPVRTAYDKVMGAGDRWVSATLNAQIKAMGDYAAEREARAAGAAAGE; via the coding sequence CTGCGCTTCGGGATCTTCCTGCCGCCCATCCACAAGGTGGGCCAGAACCCCACCCTGCTGCTCCACCGCGACCTCGAGCTGATCGAGTGGCTCGACGAGCTGGGCTACCACGAGGCCTGGGTCGGCGAGCACCACTCGGCGGGGTCGGAGCTGATCGCCTCACCAGAGGTGTTCATCGCCGCCGCGGCCCAGCGCACCCGTCACATCAAGCTGGGGACCGGGGTGAACTCGCTCCCCTACCACCACCCCTTCATGCTCGCCGACCGCATCGTGATGCTCGACCACCTCACCCGGGGCCGGATGATGTTCGGGGCAGGTCCGGGGCAGCTCACGTCCGACGCCGCGATGCTCGGGATCGATCCCGACCTCCAGCGACCCCGCATGGAGGAGGCGTTCGACGTGATGATGCGCCTGTTCCGGGGCGAGACCGTCACCCGGCACAGCGACTGGTTCACCTGTGACGAGGCGGTCCTCCAGCTCCGGCCGTACACCGACTTCGACATCGCCGTCGCGGCGTCCATCTCGCCGTCGGGCTCCAAGCTGGCCGGCCGCTACGGCGTGGGCATGCTCTCGGTCGCCGCGACCGACCCCATGGGCTTCGAGGTGCTCGCCAACCACTGGACGGTCGTCGAGGAGGAGGCAGCCGCCCACGGTCACGTCCCCGACCGGCGCGCCTGGCGCCTCATGGGGCCGATGCACGTCGCGGACACCGTCGAGGAGGCCAAGGAGAACTGCCGGTACGGGCTGGAGTGGGTGTTCGACTACCTCAACCACATCATCCCCACCGGCTCCGACGGCGTCGTGCGCAGCTTCGACGAGACGGTCGACCTGATGAACGAGACCGGCCGGGGCGTCATCGGCACCCCCGAGATGGCGGTCGCCCAGATCCAGCGGCTGATCGACCAGTCCGGTGGCTTCGGCTGCTACCTCTTCCTCGGCGCCGACCTGGCCGACTGGCCCGCCACCAAGCGGCACTACGAGCTGGTGGCCCAGGAGGTCATGCCCTGCTTCTCGGGCCAGCTGGCGCCCGTCCGGACCGCGTACGACAAGGTCATGGGGGCCGGCGACCGGTGGGTGAGCGCCACCCTGAACGCCCAGATCAAGGCCATGGGCGACTACGCGGCCGAGCGGGAGGCCCGGGCCGCAGGAGCCGCCGCAGGCGAGTAG
- a CDS encoding class II aldolase/adducin family protein has protein sequence MAVQPLSHPPVFSSVDDERLHRKQRLAASFRLWARFGFDEGPAGHITARDPELPDHFWVNPFARHFGLIRVSDLLLVNDAGEVVVGDAPVNRAAFAIHSQVHAARPDVVAAAHSHSMHGKAWSSLGRLLDPITQDACAFHRDHSLFDDYTGVVLDTEEGKRIAHALGDHKAVILRNHGLLTVGRSVDEAVWWFVTMDRSCQAQLLAEAAGSPVLIDDDDAARTRGQVGSHLAGWFSFQPLYDWIVAQEPDLLD, from the coding sequence GTGGCCGTCCAGCCCCTGTCGCACCCGCCCGTGTTCTCCTCGGTCGACGACGAGCGGCTCCACCGCAAGCAGCGCCTCGCGGCCTCGTTCCGGCTGTGGGCCCGCTTCGGCTTCGACGAGGGGCCGGCCGGCCACATCACGGCCCGCGACCCGGAGCTCCCCGATCACTTCTGGGTGAACCCCTTCGCCCGGCACTTCGGCCTGATCCGCGTGTCCGACCTGCTGCTCGTGAACGACGCCGGCGAGGTCGTGGTGGGCGACGCACCGGTGAACCGGGCGGCCTTCGCGATCCACTCGCAGGTGCACGCGGCCAGGCCCGACGTCGTCGCCGCCGCCCACTCGCACTCGATGCACGGGAAGGCGTGGTCCTCCCTGGGGCGGCTGCTCGACCCGATCACCCAGGACGCCTGCGCCTTCCACCGGGACCACTCCCTGTTCGACGACTACACGGGCGTGGTGCTCGACACCGAGGAGGGCAAGCGGATCGCCCACGCGCTCGGCGACCACAAGGCCGTGATCCTGCGCAACCACGGCCTGCTCACGGTGGGTCGGTCGGTCGACGAGGCGGTGTGGTGGTTCGTCACCATGGACCGCAGCTGCCAGGCACAGCTGCTCGCCGAGGCGGCCGGCTCGCCGGTGCTGATCGACGACGACGACGCGGCGCGCACCCGCGGCCAGGTGGGGAGCCACCTGGCGGGCTGGTTCAGCTTCCAGCCGCTGTACGACTGGATCGTGGCCCAGGAGCCCGACCTGCTCGACTAG
- a CDS encoding dihydroorotate dehydrogenase-like protein — protein sequence MTDLRTSYLGLDLRSPIVASASPLTGDLDVLARLEAAGAAAVVLPSLFEEQVEHDLFELQRVLDTGAQSFTEASDFFPELDVYNTGPERYLTLVERAKERLSVPVIASLNGTTAGGWIRYAHLLQNAGADALELNLYVMAADPAVPASAVEETELELVAAVSSSVDVPVAVKLGPFYSSLPNFATRVVGAGARGLVLFNRFYQPDLDLERLEVAPRVALSTSEELRLPLRWIGVLHGHVDASLAATTGIHTGYDAAKLLLAGADVVMLASALLRNGPEHVGRVEATLLEWMATHEYESVGQLRGSVSQRAVADPSAYLRANYLQTLASYSSPFLA from the coding sequence GTGACCGACCTGCGAACCAGCTACCTGGGGCTCGACCTGCGGTCGCCGATCGTGGCCTCGGCGTCGCCCCTCACCGGCGACCTCGACGTGCTGGCCCGCCTCGAGGCCGCCGGCGCCGCCGCCGTGGTCCTCCCGTCCCTGTTCGAGGAGCAGGTGGAGCACGACCTGTTCGAGCTCCAGCGGGTCCTCGACACCGGCGCCCAGAGCTTCACCGAGGCCAGCGACTTCTTCCCGGAGCTCGACGTCTACAACACCGGGCCGGAGCGCTACCTCACGCTGGTCGAGCGGGCCAAGGAGCGGTTGTCCGTCCCCGTGATCGCGAGCCTCAACGGCACCACCGCGGGCGGGTGGATCCGCTATGCCCACCTGCTGCAGAACGCCGGGGCCGACGCCCTCGAGCTCAACCTCTACGTGATGGCCGCCGACCCGGCCGTGCCGGCGTCGGCGGTGGAGGAGACCGAGCTGGAGCTGGTCGCGGCGGTCAGCAGCAGCGTCGACGTGCCGGTGGCGGTCAAGCTCGGTCCCTTCTACTCGTCGCTGCCGAACTTCGCGACCCGGGTGGTCGGGGCCGGGGCCCGGGGCCTCGTGCTGTTCAACCGCTTCTACCAGCCCGACCTCGATCTCGAGCGCCTCGAGGTCGCGCCCCGGGTGGCCCTGAGCACCTCGGAGGAGCTGCGGCTCCCGCTGCGGTGGATCGGCGTGCTGCACGGTCACGTCGACGCGTCGCTGGCGGCCACCACCGGCATCCACACCGGCTACGACGCGGCCAAGCTGCTGCTCGCCGGCGCCGACGTGGTCATGCTGGCGTCGGCCCTGCTCCGCAACGGCCCGGAGCACGTCGGGCGGGTGGAGGCGACGCTCCTCGAGTGGATGGCCACCCACGAGTACGAGTCGGTGGGCCAGCTGCGGGGGAGCGTCAGCCAGCGCGCCGTGGCCGATCCGTCCGCTTACCTGCGGGCGAACTACCTGCAGACCCTCGCCAGCTACTCCAGCCCCTTCCTCGCCTAG
- a CDS encoding oxidoreductase, translating into MAAAASRRPRLAVWKFSSCDGCQLSLLDCERELLAVAEAVEIAHFLEASSAVGKGPYDVSLVEGSITTPADAARIQRVRKASRTLVTIGACATAGGIQALRDTAELAELAGAVYPDPDWLEVLPRSTPIANHVRVDLELRGCPIDRGQLLTVIDALLHGRRPDLSTHSVCGECKARGTVCVLVASGTPCLGPITQAGCGALCPTWHRGCYGCFGPAETVNGASLSRHVLAGGAPASALLGPLRSFNVGAEPFRRTAARIEEEGGRT; encoded by the coding sequence ATGGCAGCCGCGGCGTCTCGTCGGCCCCGCCTGGCGGTGTGGAAGTTCTCGTCGTGCGACGGCTGCCAGCTCAGCCTGCTCGACTGCGAGCGCGAGCTGCTCGCGGTGGCCGAGGCCGTCGAGATCGCCCACTTCCTGGAGGCCTCGAGCGCCGTGGGGAAAGGCCCGTACGACGTGTCGCTGGTCGAGGGCTCCATCACCACGCCGGCCGACGCGGCCCGCATCCAGCGGGTGCGAAAGGCGTCGCGCACGCTGGTGACGATCGGCGCGTGCGCCACCGCCGGCGGCATCCAGGCACTCCGCGACACCGCCGAGCTGGCCGAGCTGGCCGGGGCCGTCTACCCGGACCCGGACTGGCTCGAGGTGCTTCCCCGGTCGACCCCGATCGCCAACCACGTCCGTGTCGACCTCGAGCTCCGGGGCTGCCCGATCGACCGAGGTCAGCTGCTCACCGTCATCGACGCGCTGCTCCACGGCCGCCGCCCGGACCTCTCCACCCACAGCGTGTGCGGGGAGTGCAAGGCCAGGGGCACGGTGTGCGTGCTGGTCGCCAGCGGCACCCCGTGCCTGGGCCCGATCACCCAGGCCGGCTGCGGGGCGCTCTGCCCCACCTGGCACCGGGGCTGCTACGGGTGCTTCGGTCCGGCCGAGACGGTCAACGGCGCCTCGCTGAGCCGGCACGTCCTGGCCGGCGGCGCGCCCGCCTCCGCGCTGCTCGGGCCGCTCCGATCGTTCAACGTGGGCGCCGAGCCCTTCCGGCGCACCGCGGCGAGGATCGAGGAGGAGGGGGGGCGCACGTGA